A genome region from Deltaproteobacteria bacterium HGW-Deltaproteobacteria-2 includes the following:
- a CDS encoding glycosyl transferase has product MKLIIQIPCYNESETLPITLAALPRSVPGFNKVEWLVIDDGSTDDTASVAKKAGADYIVRYTRNQGLARAFMTGINECIRLGADVIVNTDADNQYCADDISALTQPVLDGRADLVIGARPIYSIRHFSPLKKILQKIGSWVVRIVSRTRVDDATSGFRAFSRNAARQFVVFNNYTYTLETLIQAGLKNMSVVSIPVRVNPDLRPSRLIKSVPVYIFKSFATIVRIFVIYRPFRFFAAIGLLLFGLGFIVGMRFLYYYFTGGGGGHIQSLVLASVLLGMGFQTIMVAFVTDLLASNRVLLEKISFRQMGNSDSKDNREVDS; this is encoded by the coding sequence ATGAAATTGATCATTCAAATTCCATGTTATAACGAATCTGAAACTTTGCCCATTACTCTTGCCGCTTTGCCGCGGTCTGTTCCCGGTTTCAATAAAGTGGAATGGCTGGTTATTGACGACGGTAGCACTGATGATACCGCGAGTGTGGCAAAGAAAGCAGGAGCGGATTATATTGTAAGATACACTCGTAATCAGGGACTGGCCCGTGCTTTTATGACCGGAATAAACGAATGTATCCGGCTCGGGGCGGATGTGATTGTGAACACGGATGCGGACAATCAATACTGCGCGGACGATATTTCCGCCTTGACTCAGCCGGTTTTGGACGGACGTGCCGATTTGGTCATCGGTGCGCGCCCCATTTACAGCATCCGCCATTTTTCGCCACTGAAAAAAATCCTTCAGAAGATCGGCAGTTGGGTAGTTCGAATTGTCAGCCGGACACGTGTTGACGATGCGACGAGTGGTTTTAGGGCGTTCAGTCGAAACGCGGCAAGACAATTCGTGGTATTCAACAACTATACCTATACCTTAGAAACACTCATTCAGGCGGGTCTAAAGAACATGTCGGTCGTTTCCATTCCTGTGCGCGTCAATCCGGATCTTCGTCCATCGCGACTTATTAAAAGTGTACCGGTTTATATATTTAAATCGTTTGCGACAATTGTCCGGATTTTTGTAATCTATCGGCCTTTCCGTTTTTTTGCAGCCATTGGCCTGCTTTTATTTGGCTTGGGATTTATAGTAGGAATGAGATTCCTCTATTATTATTTCACAGGTGGCGGAGGCGGTCACATCCAGTCTCTTGTTCTTGCGTCGGTACTTTTGGGCATGGGTTTCCAGACGATCATGGTGGCTTTTGTCACAGACTTGCTGGCTTCAAACCGGGTGCTGCTCGAGAAGATCAGCTTTCGGCAAATGGGAAACAGTGATTCTAAAGACAATCGAGAGGTTGATTCATAA